A single region of the Gilliamella apis genome encodes:
- a CDS encoding MvaI/BcnI family restriction endonuclease encodes MPKEHPYIARLKKQAKILKKQKNIISARALDEIAKQEGHSNWTALLREFDKTQKIKTPTAKVSTTFVESDDIELDEDDYELLAEERKDELSSEIKLNVLQNKKTLAFHSIDYSIFEPTKTGLKKSILDATQPVRTHFELAKFHDYSKQQQGIDYKKISTAFFLSSSTVRETKMSLYRPVTKKGDPRMWFTALGTFAEAGDQIAIIIFNQVPYLLNLSKINLDNELQEFKSKINGFICEYTKQTNTIADELLAKLKELAKKPIKAIGHGDTTIGMSIECALGIPPNSSKQPDYKGIELKSGRGNKNKTRTTLFAQVANWSNSHCKSSAEILDKYGYQREKDFKLYCTLSTQQKNSQGLKFEIRDDLLCEIHEYISPKGCEIKKQDVAIWNGSTLRSRLHEKHSETFWIEAESTFINGEEYFNLKSVIHTKMPLLNQLMPLIENGVITMDHLIKRNAKNNRVSEKGPLFKIDKRNLELLFPKPIKYDLN; translated from the coding sequence ATGCCTAAAGAACATCCTTATATTGCTCGCTTAAAAAAACAAGCCAAGATACTTAAAAAACAAAAAAATATTATTAGTGCAAGAGCATTAGATGAAATAGCAAAACAAGAAGGCCACTCCAATTGGACCGCTTTACTTAGAGAGTTCGATAAAACTCAAAAGATAAAAACGCCAACAGCTAAAGTTTCAACAACTTTTGTTGAAAGTGATGATATTGAGCTTGATGAAGACGATTATGAATTATTAGCTGAAGAGCGTAAAGATGAACTTTCATCAGAGATCAAACTTAATGTATTACAGAACAAAAAAACATTGGCTTTCCATTCTATTGATTATTCTATTTTTGAACCAACAAAAACAGGATTGAAAAAATCAATTCTTGATGCAACACAACCAGTGAGAACCCATTTTGAACTCGCAAAGTTTCATGACTACTCTAAACAGCAACAAGGAATAGATTATAAGAAAATATCTACAGCGTTCTTTTTATCTTCCTCGACTGTTCGTGAAACCAAAATGAGTTTATATCGACCAGTGACGAAAAAAGGTGACCCAAGAATGTGGTTTACTGCTTTAGGTACTTTTGCTGAGGCCGGTGATCAAATTGCTATCATTATTTTTAATCAAGTTCCTTACTTACTAAACCTAAGTAAAATTAATCTAGATAATGAATTACAAGAATTTAAAAGTAAAATTAATGGCTTTATTTGTGAATATACAAAACAGACAAATACCATTGCAGATGAATTATTAGCTAAGTTAAAGGAACTCGCGAAAAAGCCTATAAAAGCGATCGGACATGGTGATACTACTATAGGAATGTCAATTGAATGTGCGCTTGGCATCCCACCTAACTCAAGTAAACAACCTGATTATAAAGGTATTGAACTAAAATCCGGTAGAGGAAATAAAAATAAAACTCGTACTACACTTTTTGCTCAAGTGGCTAATTGGTCAAATAGTCATTGTAAAAGCAGTGCCGAAATCTTAGATAAATATGGCTACCAAAGGGAAAAAGATTTTAAACTATACTGCACATTAAGTACTCAGCAAAAAAATAGTCAAGGTTTAAAATTTGAAATACGAGATGATTTATTATGCGAAATACACGAATATATTTCTCCAAAAGGTTGTGAAATAAAAAAACAAGATGTAGCGATTTGGAATGGTTCAACATTACGTTCTAGATTACATGAAAAACATTCAGAAACATTCTGGATTGAAGCCGAGAGCACTTTTATAAATGGTGAAGAGTATTTTAATCTCAAATCAGTAATTCATACTAAAATGCCATTATTAAATCAATTAATGCCTTTAATTGAGAATGGAGTAATTACAATGGATCACCTAATTAAAAGAAATGCCAAAAATAATCGTGTTTCAGAAAAAGGACCATTGTTTAAAATAGATAAACGCAATTTAGAGTTACTATTTCCAAAACCTATAAAGTATGATTTAAATTAA
- a CDS encoding manganese efflux pump MntP codes for MSFLAILLLALAMSTDAFAVAICRGVSLKSTPFLGALKVGILFGFVEAITPLLGWLIGYIALQYIERWDHWIVFTVMLLLGLNMIYHSFKEDNDDNCDAKPLPSSKKSFLLLVLTAISTSIDAFAVGVGLALASVNIYIAATMIGLATCIMVTLGLLLGKKIGCLIGKQASFIGGIVLIVIGSITLYQHLAI; via the coding sequence ATGAGTTTTTTGGCTATTTTACTGCTAGCATTAGCCATGTCTACAGATGCCTTTGCGGTAGCGATTTGTCGTGGCGTATCACTAAAATCAACGCCGTTTTTAGGCGCATTAAAAGTGGGGATCTTATTTGGTTTTGTTGAAGCCATCACGCCATTACTAGGCTGGTTAATTGGCTATATTGCCCTACAATATATTGAAAGATGGGATCATTGGATTGTTTTTACCGTCATGCTATTGTTAGGTCTAAACATGATCTATCATAGTTTTAAAGAAGATAACGATGACAACTGTGATGCAAAACCACTTCCTTCATCGAAAAAATCATTTCTACTATTAGTTCTTACTGCGATTTCAACAAGTATTGATGCATTTGCTGTTGGTGTCGGATTAGCACTTGCCAGCGTTAATATTTATATTGCCGCCACCATGATTGGACTTGCAACCTGTATCATGGTTACATTGGGCTTATTGCTAGGTAAAAAAATTGGCTGTTTAATTGGTAAACAAGCATCATTTATCGGTGGCATCGTTCTTATTGTCATCGGTTCAATCACATTGTACCAACATCTCGCTATATAA
- the groL gene encoding chaperonin GroEL (60 kDa chaperone family; promotes refolding of misfolded polypeptides especially under stressful conditions; forms two stacked rings of heptamers to form a barrel-shaped 14mer; ends can be capped by GroES; misfolded proteins enter the barrel where they are refolded when GroES binds), whose protein sequence is MAAKDVKFGNDARAKMLKGVNVLADAVKVTLGPKGRNVVLDKSFGAPTITKDGVSVAREIELEDKFENMGAQMVKEVASKANDAAGDGTTTATVLAQAIVNEGLKAVAAGMNPMDLKRGIDKAVVAAVEELKKLSSPCADSKAIAQVGTISANSDETVGTLIAQAMEKVGKEGVITVEDGTGLQDELDVVEGMQFDRGYLSPYFINKPETATVELDSPYILLADKKISNIRELLPVLEAVAKAGKSLLIIAEDVEGEALATLVVNTMRGIVKVAAVKAPGFGDRRKAMLQDIAILTAGTVISEEIGLELEKATLEDLGQAKRVVINKDNTTIIDGVGEESLINARVEQIRKQIEESTSDYDKEKLQERVAKLAGGVAVIKVGAATEVEMKEKKARVEDALHATRAAVEEGVVAGGGVALVRAASAILDLKGANEDQNVGIKVALRAMEAPLRQIVTNCGEEASVVVNAVKGGKGNYGYNASTEEYGDMIAMGILDPTKVTRSALQYAASVAGLMITTECMVTDLPKDDKADLGAAGGMGGMGGMGGMM, encoded by the coding sequence ATGGCAGCTAAAGATGTAAAATTTGGAAATGACGCTCGTGCTAAAATGCTTAAAGGCGTTAATGTATTAGCTGATGCAGTTAAAGTAACTTTAGGTCCAAAAGGACGTAATGTTGTATTAGATAAATCATTTGGTGCGCCAACTATCACTAAAGATGGTGTATCAGTTGCTCGTGAAATCGAATTAGAAGATAAATTCGAAAACATGGGTGCGCAAATGGTTAAAGAAGTAGCTTCAAAAGCAAACGATGCAGCAGGTGATGGTACTACTACTGCAACTGTACTTGCGCAAGCTATCGTTAACGAAGGTTTAAAAGCAGTTGCTGCTGGTATGAATCCAATGGATTTAAAACGTGGTATTGATAAAGCAGTAGTTGCAGCAGTTGAAGAGCTTAAAAAATTATCTTCACCATGTGCTGATTCTAAAGCGATCGCACAAGTTGGTACTATTTCAGCAAACTCTGATGAAACAGTTGGTACTTTAATTGCTCAAGCAATGGAAAAAGTAGGTAAAGAAGGTGTTATCACTGTTGAAGATGGTACTGGTTTACAAGATGAACTTGATGTTGTTGAAGGTATGCAGTTTGACCGTGGTTATTTATCTCCATATTTCATCAACAAACCAGAAACTGCGACTGTTGAATTAGATAGCCCGTATATTTTATTAGCGGATAAAAAAATCTCTAATATCCGTGAATTATTACCAGTATTAGAAGCTGTTGCTAAAGCAGGTAAATCTTTATTAATCATTGCTGAAGATGTTGAAGGCGAAGCATTAGCAACATTAGTTGTGAATACTATGCGTGGTATTGTTAAAGTTGCAGCGGTTAAAGCACCTGGTTTTGGTGACCGTCGTAAAGCAATGTTACAAGATATCGCAATCTTAACTGCTGGTACTGTAATTTCTGAAGAAATTGGTTTAGAGCTTGAAAAAGCAACACTTGAAGATTTAGGTCAAGCTAAACGTGTGGTTATCAATAAAGATAACACAACAATCATCGACGGTGTTGGTGAAGAATCATTAATTAATGCACGTGTTGAACAAATTCGTAAACAAATCGAAGAATCAACTTCTGATTACGATAAAGAAAAACTTCAAGAGCGTGTGGCTAAATTAGCTGGCGGTGTTGCAGTAATTAAAGTTGGTGCAGCAACTGAAGTTGAAATGAAAGAGAAAAAAGCACGTGTTGAAGATGCATTACATGCGACTCGTGCAGCAGTTGAAGAAGGTGTTGTTGCTGGTGGTGGTGTTGCGTTAGTTCGTGCTGCTTCTGCAATTTTAGACCTTAAAGGTGCAAACGAAGATCAAAACGTTGGTATTAAAGTTGCTCTTCGTGCAATGGAAGCGCCATTACGTCAAATCGTTACTAACTGCGGTGAAGAAGCTTCTGTTGTGGTCAATGCGGTTAAAGGCGGTAAAGGTAACTATGGTTACAATGCCTCAACTGAAGAATATGGTGATATGATTGCCATGGGTATTTTAGATCCAACTAAAGTAACACGTAGTGCATTACAATATGCTGCATCAGTAGCAGGTCTTATGATCACAACTGAATGTATGGTTACTGATTTACCTAAAGATGATAAAGCTGACTTAGGTGCTGCTGGTGGTATGGGCGGCATGGGAGGAATGGGCGGAATGATGTAA
- a CDS encoding FxsA family protein produces MRVIGFIIFFIYVYCEISFFIAIANSVGVLLALIGIIATSIIGFSLIKKQGLKNLSLMQQKIANQQNPKEEIINSVSLLFAGFFLFIPGFLTDILGGILLIPYVQEYIVRFIVKKLPTKVYSFSSSRNVQVNNDVIEGEFERKDDE; encoded by the coding sequence ATGCGAGTTATTGGTTTTATTATATTTTTTATTTATGTTTATTGTGAGATTAGTTTTTTTATCGCAATTGCTAATTCAGTGGGGGTATTGCTTGCATTAATCGGAATTATTGCTACCTCGATTATTGGTTTTTCATTAATTAAAAAGCAAGGGTTAAAAAATTTAAGCCTTATGCAACAAAAGATTGCTAATCAACAAAACCCAAAAGAAGAAATTATTAACAGTGTTTCGCTATTATTTGCTGGTTTTTTCTTATTTATTCCAGGTTTTCTAACGGATATCTTAGGGGGGATTTTATTAATTCCATATGTTCAGGAATATATTGTGCGCTTTATTGTTAAAAAACTTCCTACTAAAGTTTATTCATTTTCTTCTAGTCGCAATGTACAAGTAAATAATGATGTGATAGAAGGAGAATTTGAACGGAAGGATGATGAATAA
- a CDS encoding GntR family transcriptional regulator, giving the protein MDNILPKLDNTQTKDRIAKILRQEIISGRFKNGEQLTQEQIAQYLNTSRIPVREAFLILELEGFLSRLPNRHVLVVGPKIDLLKDIFELIASVEIQIIKILLNSKKDIRNILVADAKQFRQVLLIEIDNYFIKENYSRLLVGYPQYVWDNIEKKSSDEDLHNSLITSIQTHELKAIAKFVYKYYFSLADSLTKKLNRS; this is encoded by the coding sequence ATGGATAATATTTTACCAAAGCTGGATAACACTCAAACCAAAGATCGAATAGCAAAGATATTGCGGCAGGAGATCATATCTGGTAGGTTCAAAAATGGTGAACAGCTCACTCAAGAACAGATAGCCCAATATCTTAATACATCTAGGATTCCCGTTAGAGAAGCGTTTCTTATATTAGAATTAGAAGGATTTTTATCGCGATTACCTAATCGACACGTATTAGTAGTAGGTCCGAAGATTGATTTGTTAAAAGATATTTTTGAATTAATCGCATCGGTTGAGATCCAAATTATCAAAATATTGTTAAATTCAAAAAAAGATATAAGAAATATACTTGTTGCAGATGCCAAACAATTTCGACAAGTTTTATTAATCGAAATCGACAATTATTTTATTAAAGAAAATTATTCAAGATTATTAGTGGGTTATCCACAATATGTTTGGGATAATATTGAAAAAAAATCTAGTGATGAAGATTTACATAATAGTTTAATAACATCAATTCAGACACATGAATTAAAAGCAATAGCCAAATTTGTATACAAATATTATTTTTCATTAGCTGATAGTTTAACAAAAAAGTTAAATAGGAGTTAA
- a CDS encoding M15 family metallopeptidase — protein sequence MKKIITLKTVTHFSSTLTLLLCSTFAMAQSIPLNKLTGQFDEKKDSNYIALDSTILPVNKKGMYLQKEPTEQLIKAYNDFKKSYSNIPFIVVSATRNYTYQNGIWQRKWDALLPKFNNPQKIAEQILKLSSMPGTSRHHWGTDIDITSVSSEYFKNDKQGVILYQWLRENLPKYGFCQPFSEGRKGGYLPEEWHWSYKPIAKQYLAEYKAILDSNPQMIMQNLNFTGYDKITLESLVKEYVLTVNPDCY from the coding sequence ATGAAAAAAATAATAACATTGAAAACAGTTACTCATTTTAGCTCAACTTTAACTTTACTCTTATGTTCAACGTTTGCTATGGCACAATCTATTCCATTAAATAAACTTACTGGGCAATTTGATGAAAAAAAAGATAGTAATTATATTGCTCTCGACTCAACAATATTACCCGTAAACAAAAAAGGTATGTATTTACAGAAGGAACCAACTGAGCAGTTGATTAAGGCTTATAATGATTTTAAAAAATCTTATTCCAATATTCCTTTTATTGTAGTGAGTGCTACGCGTAATTACACCTATCAAAATGGTATTTGGCAACGTAAGTGGGATGCATTATTACCTAAGTTTAATAATCCACAAAAAATTGCCGAACAAATTTTAAAATTATCTTCAATGCCTGGTACATCAAGACATCATTGGGGAACAGATATTGATATTACTAGTGTATCGTCTGAATATTTTAAAAATGATAAACAGGGAGTTATTTTGTATCAATGGCTTCGTGAAAACTTACCAAAATATGGTTTTTGTCAACCATTCAGTGAGGGACGAAAAGGGGGCTATTTGCCAGAAGAGTGGCATTGGTCATATAAACCAATCGCCAAACAATATCTTGCTGAATATAAAGCAATACTTGACAGTAATCCACAGATGATTATGCAAAATCTGAATTTTACTGGTTACGATAAAATTACCTTAGAAAGTCTGGTAAAAGAGTATGTATTAACCGTTAATCCGGATTGTTATTAA
- a CDS encoding phosphorothioated DNA-binding restriction endonuclease, translating into MDIKQLQQQITDITIWKKGDQRAPHKPLLLLYVLAQYKQGHDRLFDYEKEIEKPLHDLLARFGPQRKHYYPNMPFWRLKNDGFWQLINFENCTNPILPSKEPTSKTLASHQVLGGFDEQTYRLIKTNPTIIDQLAGQILSQHFTESVQENLINRLGFNLMESNKYRDPKFRQIVLRAYNYQCAICGYDLRHDSVSIGLEAAHVKWKQHGGPCIVNNGLALCSLHHSAFDMGAIGLDCNLKIKVSSGVNGNHIVEKLFWDFDGKNILLPRMKNDYLHDRFIEWHVREVFRT; encoded by the coding sequence ATGGATATTAAACAATTACAACAACAAATTACCGATATCACTATTTGGAAAAAAGGCGATCAACGAGCTCCACATAAACCTTTATTGCTACTTTATGTATTAGCACAATATAAGCAAGGTCATGATCGCTTGTTTGATTATGAAAAAGAAATTGAAAAACCTTTACACGATTTACTCGCTCGCTTTGGCCCTCAACGTAAACACTATTATCCCAATATGCCTTTTTGGCGTCTGAAAAATGATGGTTTTTGGCAACTGATTAATTTTGAAAACTGCACTAATCCAATTTTGCCAAGTAAAGAACCAACTAGCAAAACCCTTGCTTCTCACCAAGTACTCGGTGGCTTTGATGAACAAACGTATCGACTGATAAAAACAAATCCTACCATTATTGATCAATTAGCAGGACAAATTTTAAGCCAGCATTTTACTGAAAGTGTGCAAGAAAACTTAATTAACCGATTGGGTTTCAATCTAATGGAATCCAATAAATACCGAGATCCTAAATTCAGACAAATCGTATTACGAGCATACAACTATCAATGTGCCATCTGCGGTTACGATTTAAGGCATGACTCAGTATCAATCGGCCTTGAAGCTGCTCACGTAAAATGGAAACAACACGGCGGACCATGCATTGTAAATAATGGCTTAGCACTATGTTCATTACATCATTCCGCCTTCGATATGGGCGCTATCGGGCTTGATTGTAATCTAAAAATCAAAGTATCAAGCGGCGTAAATGGAAACCACATAGTTGAAAAACTATTTTGGGATTTCGACGGCAAAAACATCTTACTACCCAGAATGAAAAACGATTATTTACATGACAGATTTATTGAATGGCATGTTAGAGAAGTGTTTAGAACGTAA
- a CDS encoding DNA cytosine methyltransferase: protein MKSQKKFNHIELFAGCGGLSLGLDKAGFKLTLANELSPMAAETFAYNFFNENFEQLAKKNKKPKKAFWLSSQFDTLTERLRENPFNYPSLHKGFSDIPNNKKQLENSLIIGNIIELNHLIEQDNELLLALKSAFNNTEVDLISGGPPCQSFSMAGLREKDSDKNTLPWEFANFVAKIQPKIVLLENVTGILRAFKDKDGSLYHAWFEVAKVFATQKYIPLCLHVNARFAGVPQNRPRFIMLAIRHDVFLKLTPFFKKGSAEETLFAPSLNFYTLVQKNVKKVAWGSLPYFDVSIEEHFNLFKNSFLKHLVNQKEVNVKSAIDDLKINNPSYPSLFVRNLNDKFKNILATRKEIYNHDLRNNSQLVKCRFRIYQILQQCDRRDITNAVFDILKGKEDRLPEDIWNVLKKFEYLQDDNQMKVFEHKIEFEEFLKLHPTKKQTQKALNKDCPAPAALSIPDDACHYDEKELRVLTVREMARIQSFPDNFVFRSKITTGGQMRKFEVPQYTQVGNAVPPLLGLALGKSVTELLRLLEK from the coding sequence TTGAAGTCTCAAAAAAAGTTTAATCATATTGAATTATTTGCCGGATGCGGAGGTCTATCATTAGGCTTAGATAAAGCTGGGTTTAAACTCACGCTGGCTAATGAGCTATCGCCAATGGCAGCAGAAACATTTGCTTATAACTTTTTTAATGAAAACTTTGAACAACTAGCAAAAAAAAATAAAAAGCCTAAAAAAGCCTTCTGGCTTTCAAGTCAATTTGATACCTTAACTGAACGCTTGAGAGAGAATCCTTTTAATTATCCCTCTCTTCATAAAGGGTTCAGTGACATCCCAAATAATAAAAAGCAATTAGAAAACTCCCTTATCATTGGTAATATCATTGAATTAAATCATTTGATTGAACAAGATAACGAGCTTTTACTCGCATTAAAATCAGCATTTAATAATACTGAGGTTGATTTAATCTCTGGTGGTCCTCCATGCCAAAGCTTTAGTATGGCTGGTTTACGTGAGAAAGATAGTGACAAAAATACCCTTCCTTGGGAATTTGCTAACTTTGTTGCCAAAATTCAACCTAAAATTGTTTTACTTGAAAATGTCACAGGTATTTTACGTGCATTTAAGGATAAAGATGGTTCTCTATATCACGCTTGGTTTGAAGTCGCTAAAGTATTCGCTACCCAAAAATACATTCCACTTTGCCTACATGTAAATGCAAGATTTGCAGGTGTACCACAAAACCGACCACGCTTTATCATGTTAGCTATACGTCATGATGTTTTCCTAAAATTGACACCATTTTTTAAAAAAGGAAGTGCAGAAGAAACATTATTTGCACCTTCTCTTAATTTTTATACTTTAGTTCAAAAAAACGTCAAAAAAGTAGCTTGGGGTTCTCTCCCATATTTTGATGTATCAATTGAAGAACATTTTAATTTATTTAAAAATTCTTTTTTAAAACACTTGGTTAATCAAAAGGAAGTTAATGTGAAATCAGCTATTGATGATCTTAAAATAAATAATCCATCGTATCCTTCCCTTTTTGTTAGGAATTTAAATGATAAATTTAAAAATATTTTAGCAACAAGAAAAGAAATTTATAATCATGACTTACGTAATAATAGTCAGCTCGTAAAATGCCGATTTCGTATTTACCAGATATTACAGCAATGTGATAGGCGTGATATTACAAATGCTGTATTTGATATTTTAAAAGGTAAAGAAGATAGGTTGCCTGAAGATATTTGGAATGTACTGAAAAAATTTGAATATCTACAAGACGATAACCAGATGAAAGTATTTGAACACAAAATTGAGTTTGAAGAATTTTTAAAATTACATCCAACCAAAAAGCAAACCCAAAAAGCTTTAAATAAAGATTGTCCTGCTCCAGCCGCACTTTCTATTCCAGATGATGCTTGTCATTATGATGAAAAAGAATTGCGAGTTTTGACTGTTAGAGAAATGGCAAGAATACAATCATTTCCAGATAACTTTGTGTTTCGCTCTAAAATTACAACTGGTGGACAGATGCGAAAATTTGAGGTGCCCCAATATACTCAAGTAGGAAATGCTGTCCCTCCACTACTTGGTTTGGCGTTAGGAAAATCTGTTACTGAGTTATTAAGATTACTCGAAAAATGA
- a CDS encoding bifunctional tRNA (adenosine(37)-C2)-methyltransferase TrmG/ribosomal RNA large subunit methyltransferase RlmN produces the protein MLTSATHKSSDNCLDVTNTTNQNTTNPTNEKINLLNFTRQQLREFFISLGEKPFRADQVMKWIYHFGIDDFDLMTDINKKLREQLKKLAEIKAPKIAIEQRSSDGTIKWALDVGNNQMIESVYIPERDRATLCVSSQVGCALECKFCSTAQQGFNRNLTVSEIIGQVWRASNAIGVTGKLADRPITNVVMMGMGEPLLNLSNVAPAMEIMLDDFGYGLSKRRVTLSTSGVVPALDKLAGMIDVALAISLHAPNDEIRSEIMPINQKYNMAMLRDSILRYLSTSNANHGKVTIEYVLLNQINDSVEHAHELAKFLKNVPSKINLIPWNPFPGAPYARCSNTRIDRFMKTLMGYGFTVIVRKTRGDDIDAACGQLAGEVVDRTKRTLYKKQNLVQQTA, from the coding sequence ATGTTAACATCAGCTACACACAAATCGTCTGATAATTGTTTGGACGTGACAAATACAACTAATCAAAACACCACCAATCCAACTAACGAAAAAATAAACTTACTTAACTTTACCAGACAACAGTTAAGAGAATTTTTTATTTCGTTAGGAGAAAAACCATTTAGAGCGGATCAAGTGATGAAATGGATCTATCATTTTGGGATAGATGATTTCGATCTTATGACCGACATTAACAAAAAATTACGTGAGCAATTAAAAAAATTAGCTGAAATTAAAGCACCTAAAATTGCCATCGAGCAACGTTCATCCGATGGCACTATAAAATGGGCTTTAGATGTAGGCAATAATCAAATGATTGAATCAGTTTATATTCCTGAACGTGATCGTGCGACCTTATGTGTTTCATCACAAGTGGGCTGTGCTTTGGAATGTAAATTCTGTTCAACAGCGCAACAAGGTTTTAACCGTAATTTAACCGTATCTGAAATTATTGGCCAAGTTTGGCGCGCATCAAATGCCATTGGCGTAACAGGTAAATTAGCCGATCGACCTATCACTAACGTTGTTATGATGGGAATGGGTGAACCTTTACTTAACTTATCCAATGTCGCACCAGCAATGGAAATTATGCTAGATGATTTTGGTTATGGTTTATCCAAAAGACGCGTGACGCTTTCTACTTCTGGTGTCGTACCCGCCTTAGATAAATTAGCTGGCATGATTGATGTAGCATTAGCTATTTCATTACATGCACCAAATGATGAAATTCGTAGCGAGATTATGCCAATTAACCAAAAATATAATATGGCAATGTTACGTGATTCAATTTTACGTTATCTTTCAACCTCGAATGCTAATCATGGTAAAGTGACCATCGAATATGTATTACTCAACCAGATCAATGATAGTGTTGAACATGCCCATGAGCTGGCTAAATTCCTGAAAAATGTACCAAGTAAAATCAATTTAATTCCATGGAATCCTTTCCCTGGTGCGCCTTATGCGCGTTGTTCAAACACCCGAATTGATCGGTTTATGAAAACATTAATGGGTTATGGATTTACGGTTATCGTTCGGAAGACTCGTGGCGATGATATTGATGCTGCTTGTGGTCAACTTGCTGGCGAAGTTGTAGATCGTACCAAACGAACGCTTTATAAAAAGCAAAATCTTGTTCAACAAACAGCCTAA
- a CDS encoding co-chaperone GroES, translating into MKIRPLHDRVIIKRKEVESKSAGGIVLTGSAAGKSTRGEVLAVGNGRILENGQVQPLDVKVGDIVIFNEGYGVKTEKIDNEEVLILSESDILAIVQE; encoded by the coding sequence ATGAAAATTCGTCCATTGCATGATCGTGTGATCATTAAACGCAAAGAAGTAGAATCAAAATCAGCTGGCGGTATTGTGTTAACTGGCTCAGCAGCAGGTAAATCAACACGTGGTGAAGTTTTAGCTGTTGGTAATGGTCGCATTTTAGAAAATGGTCAAGTTCAACCATTAGATGTTAAAGTTGGTGATATCGTAATTTTCAATGAAGGATATGGCGTTAAAACAGAAAAAATTGATAACGAAGAAGTGCTTATCTTATCAGAAAGCGATATTTTAGCCATTGTTCAAGAATAA